A single Chaetodon trifascialis isolate fChaTrf1 chromosome 18, fChaTrf1.hap1, whole genome shotgun sequence DNA region contains:
- the LOC139346920 gene encoding beta-1,4-galactosyltransferase 1-like, with protein MLKKLFSVLALFVLLSLVCFAVVLLYSKNSISPLSVKPHVGNGNDTLSWITIQQVQELWGKKPEVLEVSQEKTQTSTFTNKPCPDTPPKLFGPLRVEFNVERTLDEVTNDISSPLQVGGRYKPTDCISQHKVAIIIPFRNRHDHLKHWLFYLHPILIRQQLDYGVYVINQEGTGVFNRAKLMNAGYVEALKEYDYECFVFSDVDLVPMDDRNFYRCFNNPRHLAVAMDKFNFHLPYNTYFGGVSSLSKNQFLRINGFPNSYWGWGGEDDDIYKRIIFHGMSISRPNSVIGKYRMIKHMRDVHNEPNPANPGKLRTTHLTMDKDGINSLNYTVKEIVKNPLYTFITVDIDAPPT; from the exons atgctgaaaaaactCTTCAGTGTCCTAGccctttttgttttgctcagtCTGGTGTGTTTTGCTGTGGTTCTATTATAcagcaaaaacagcatttcaccTCTTTCGGTTAAGCCACATGTGGGAAATGGAAATGACACCCTTTCCTGGATAACAATACAGCAAGTTCAAGAGCTGTGGGGAAAGAAACCTGAAGTCCTAGAAGTCAGCCAAGAGAAGACACAGACGTCGACCTTTACGAACAAGCCCTGTCCTGACACCCCTCCAAAGCTATTCGGTCCCCTCCGTGTGGAGTTTAATGTCGAGCGGACTTTGGATGAGGTGACGAATGACATCAGTTCTCCTCTTCAGGTTGGAGGACGATACAAGCCGACAGACTGTATTTCCCAACATAAG GTGGCAATCATCATCCCATTCCGAAACCGGCATGATCACCTGAAGCACTGGCTGTTTTACCTTCATCCCATACTGATCCGACAGCAGTTGGACTATGGCGTGTATGTCATCAACCAGGAAGGAACGGGAGTGTTCAACCGGGCTAAGCTGATGAATGCAGGCTATGTTGAAGCACTGAAGGAATATGACTATGAGTGCTTTGTCTTCTCTGATGTAGATCTGGTTCCAATGGATGACCGTAACTtctacagatgttttaacaatCCCAGACACTTGGCTGTGGCTATGGACAAATTTAACTTCCACTTACCTTATAACACCTACTTTGGTGGGGTTTCTTCATTGTCCAAGAACCAGTTCTTGAGGATTAACGGCTTTCCAAACTCTTACTGGGGCTGGGGTGGGGAGGACGATGATATCTATAAGCGAATTATCTTCCATGGGATGTCCATTTCTCGACCTAACTCTGTGATAGGAAAGTACAGGATGATCAAACATATGAGAGACGTGCACAATGAGCCCAACCCAGCGAATCCTGGTAAACTGCGCACAACCCATTTGACCATGGATAAAGATGGGATTAATTCCCTAAATTACACGGTCAAGGAGATTGTGAAGAATCCACTGTACACTTTCATCACTGTGGATATTGACGCCCCACCAACCTGA